A part of Tigriopus californicus strain San Diego chromosome 10, Tcal_SD_v2.1, whole genome shotgun sequence genomic DNA contains:
- the LOC131888647 gene encoding actin-related protein 2-like, whose translation MDAEGRKVLVCDNGTGFVKCGYAGSNFPAHIFPSLVGRPIIRAANRIDDIEVKDLMVGDDASTLRSMLEVNYPMENGMVRNWEDMCHVWDYTFGPEKLNVNPHECKVLLTEPPLNPTRNREKMIEVMFEKYGFYGTNIAIQAVLTLYAQGLLTGVVVDSGDGVTHICPVYEGFALPHLTRRLDIAGRDITRYLIKLLLLRGYAFNHTADFETVRMMKEKLCYVGYDVVTEQKLAQETTFLVEPYTLPDGRVIKVGGERFEASEALFQPHLINVEGQGMAESVFSAIQAAEMDIRQDLYKHIVLSGGSTMYPGLPSRLEREIRQLYLERVLKGDTERFAKFKIRIEDPPRRKDMVFIGGAVLANVMKDRQEFWMSKAEYEETGLNVLKKLGPQATA comes from the coding sequence ATGGACGCCGAAGGGCGCAAGGTTTTAGTGTGCGATAACGGCACGGGCTTCGTCAAGTGCGGCTATGCCGGCTCCAACTTCCCCGCCCACATCTTCCCTTCGCTGGTGGGTCGGCCTATCATCCGAGCGGCCAACCGCATCGACGACATCGAGGTCAAGGACCTGATGGTGGGCGATGACGCGTCCACCCTCCGCTCCATGCTCGAGGTGAACTACCCCATGGAAAACGGCATGGTCCGCAATTGGGAGGACATGTGTCACGTCTGGGACTACACATTTGGACCCGAGAAGCTCAATGTGAACCCGCACGAGTGCAAGGTCCTGCTCACCGAACCGCCCTTGAACCCCACCCGCAATCGCGAGAAGATGATCGAGGTCATGTTCGAAAAGTACGGCTTCTACGGCACGAATATCGCCATCCAAGCCGTGTTGACCCTGTACGCCCAGGGCTTGTTGACGGGCGTGGTGGTGGATAGCGGGGATGGCGTCACCCACATCTGTCCCGTGTACGAAGGGTTTGCCTTACCGCATTTGACGCGACGATTGGATATCGCCGGACGCGATATCACACGCTACTTGATTAAGCTGCTCTTGTTGCGCGGTTACGCCTTCAATCACACGGCCGATTTCGAAACCGTCCGGATGATGAAGGAGAAGTTGTGCTACGTGGGCTACGACGTGGTCACCGAGCAGAAACTGGCCCAAGAGACCACGTTCCTGGTTGAGCCCTACACATTGCCCGATGGTCGCGTGATCAAAGTGGGTGGGGAGCGCTTCGAAGCCTCCGAGGCCCTCTTCCAGCCCCATTTGATCAACGTGGAAGGCCAGGGCATGGCCGAGTCCGTGTTCAGCGCCATCCAGGCCGCGGAAATGGACATCCGACAAGATTTATACAAGCACATCGTGCTCTCCGGCGGGTCCACCATGTACCCCGGATTACCCTCCCGATTGGAGCGGGAAATCCGCCAATTGTATCTGGAGCGCGTCCTCAAAGGCGATACGGAGCGGTTCGCCAAGTTTAAGATCCGAATCGAGGACCCACCCCGACGCAAGGACATGGTCTTCATCGGCGGAGCCGTTCTGGCCAATGTCATGAAGGACCGGCAGGAGTTCTGGATGAGCAAGGCCGAGTACGAGGAGACGGGCTTGAATGTGTTAAAGAAGCTGGGTCCGCAGGCCACGGCTTAA
- the LOC131888645 gene encoding chloride channel CLIC-like protein 1 — MCQISKLTNEKRQSPRQAIGYRFLGGILCLQPSSHSSLKRGGQVGGVMMRLLLIWGGWSWLGCWSVVASDRPPYASPLDQPPDTAHWINPHDMGGKPLAPSQMLAQASRASKHAPPPTSPPSASILVKLAACSDCAQVAQSLEACQSQLAAATGPAGADSRAGSDPRPPGCDRPFLERYVRFVLRTFRAYEGGILQSERLRYRVQVGFAQSDLQDLQTFVQGHARVTLSDVDRILSDMFVRVVSVQAHDPPDPADPPPPDYTRWLLAYVPSQPDLFWLLVCALTVLVWYLIIRGSSGRRVFGIIFGVSTLWHGTFLYKRAVAKKMADISDMPHVPPECFPSQMGWTSFLVQTLFSSSSRKCLEYHEALMIDPLLEVSPIMAVVETFTRMVLHPLEHLGLNLSKFFRSLSSELSWTASPFVMGFMFLFIILMCIMMFGYRFRLPFFLGALEPHHAGPQATPKSASMEIQALKQEIQLLKQLNENAMLYQKPAATLQRVPSALEPSRDCHPRLQELPRSHSVAGRLPVESEADEYKILSPPPKSHPDSLRKSPKKKLVAKGDVTSPQDTDFEWVTEQDSDEGEDDKPAPDPVHPDPMEVKSKLDFEALNDVGIRNQEYLKKIEEIFEEPPQVDEY, encoded by the coding sequence AtgtgtcaaatttcaaaactaacCAACGAGAAACGACAATCGCCCAGACAAGCGATTGGATACCGATTCTTGGGCGGAATCCTTTGCCTCCAGCCATCCAGCCACAGCAGCCTCAAAAGGGGGGGTCAGGTCGGTGGGGTCATGATGCGGTTACTGCTCATCTGGGGCGGGTGGAGCTGGCTGGGCTGCTGGTCCGTCGTGGCCTCGGACAGGCCGCCTTACGCCTCGCCCTTGGATCAGCCCCCGGATACTGCCCATTGGATCAACCCGCATGACATGGGTGGCAAGCCCTTAGCTCCCTCCCAAATGCTAGCGCAAGCCAGTCGAGCCTCCAAGCACGCCCCCCCGCCCACCTCGCCCCCGTCCGCTTCGATTTTAGTCAAATTGGCGGCTTGCTCGGATTGTGCGCAAGTGGCGCAATCACTGGAGGCGTGCCAGAGCCAACTAGCCGCCGCCACTGGCCCGGCCGGGGCTGACAGTCGGGCCGGGTCGGACCCGCGCCCTCCCGGCTGTGATCGGCCCTTCTTGGAGCGATATGTCCGATTTGTGCTGCGCACATTCCGCGCTTATGAAGGCGGTATCTTGCAATCCGAGCGATTGCGGTACCGCGTCCAAGTGGGGTTCGCCCAAAGCGACCTCCAAGACCTGCAGACCTTTGTCCAAGGTCATGCCCGCGTCACTCTGTCCGATGTGGACCGCATTCTGAGCGATATGTTTGTGCGGGTGGTCTCAGTTCAGGCCCACGATCCTCCGGATCCGGCTGACCCGCCTCCCCCGGACTACACGCGTTGGCTTCTGGCCTATGTCCCGAGTCAGCCGGATCTGTTCTGGCTCTTGGTGTGCGCCTTGACCGTCCTGGTCTGGTACCTGATCATTCGCGGCTCATCGGGACGGCGGGTCTTTGGCATCATTTTCGGCGTGTCGACCCTCTGGCACGGCACGTTTCTGTATAAGCGAGCCGTGGCCAAGAAGATGGCCGATATCTCGGACATGCCTCACGTGCCTCCGGAATGCTTCCCCAGTCAGATGGGCTGGACTAGTTTCCTCGTCCAGACCCTGTTCTCGAGCTCGAGTCGGAAGTGTCTCGAATATCACGAAGCGCTCATGATCGATCCGCTGCTGGAAGTGTCGCCCATCATGGCCGTGGTCGAGACCTTCACCCGCATGGTCCTGCACCCCTTGGAGCACTTGGGTTTGAATCTGAGCAAATTCTTCCGCAGTCTGAGCTCGGAACTGAGTTGGACCGCATCGCCCTTCGTCATGGGCTTCATGTTCTTGTTCATCATCCTGATGTGCATCATGATGTTTGGTTATCGATTTCGATTGCCCTTTTTCCTGGGTGCCCTCGAACCCCACCATGCCGGTCCACAGGCCACGCCCAAATCGGCCTCCATGGAGATCCAGGCGTTGAAGCAAGAGATTCAGCTGCTCAAACAACTCAATGAGAATGCCATGCTCTACCAAAAGCCGGCCGCCACCCTTCAACGTGTTCCCAGTGCATTGGAACCCAGTCGGGACTGTCACCCGCGCTTGCAAGAATTGCCCCGGAGTCATTCGGTGGCGGGTCGGTTGCCCGTGGAGTCCGAGGCCGACGAGTATAAGATTCTGAGCCCGCCGCCAAAGTCTCACCCGGATTCCCTGCGCAAATCGCCCAAGAAAAAGCTAGTGGCCAAGGGCGATGTGACCAGTCCCCAAGACACGGATTTCGAGTGGGTCACTGAGCAGGATAGCGATGAGGGCGAGGACGATAAACCTGCGCCTGACCCGGTCCATCCGGACCCGATGGAGGTGAAGTCAAAGCTGGATTTCGAGGCTTTGAATGACGTGGGCATTCGCAACCAAGAGTACTTGAAGAAGATTGAAGAAATCTTCGAGGAACCCCCGCAAGTCGACGAGTATTAA
- the LOC131888421 gene encoding uncharacterized protein LOC131888421 isoform X3, whose amino-acid sequence MGACCAVKCKNRCSRGFKMHPFPKDPTRRKIWSQRLKRANWTPSSSSVLCQAHFTTDQYNSNGKRLKKEALPTIFAHTPHRKTSQRKPPKFRESRVECEARLRKVIFLDHIYSRKVKQLPQMREDLENTTNWPAFNHPDQSCSDVLPAPSLLCLDSISEQIEVHDIGWVEPIPHDIHLKLLKIRKLEVEIKEKQLETDALHRKLELASLEILNLQKKSHEPPPPTTTVDFLTADQIAFGERKSMRGYNWSSETIKRALQLRLSCGISGYETLLQQGYPLPSIRTLQRRTEHIQSDSGGPSEGLEVMKLKENTSPQKKDCVASQRTSLASSQVSGESFGPIANENVMETEEAVFLTLVQPVTS is encoded by the exons ATGGGGGCGTGCTGTGCCGTAAAATGCAAGAATAGGTGTAGTAGGGGCTTCAAAATGCATCCTTTTCCCAAAGATCCTACGAGGAGGAAGATTTGGTCTCAAAGGCTCAAAAGAGCCAATTGGACACCTTCTTCAAGCTCGGTTCTTTGTCAAGCACATTTTACCACGGACCAG TATAATTCTAATGGAAAAAggttgaagaaagaagcattGCCAACCATCTTTGCTCACACCCCACATCgcaaaacaagccaaagaaagcCACCCAAATTTCGGGAATCTCGTGTAGAATGTGAGGCCAGATTGCGAAAAGTTATCTTCCTGGACCATATCTATTCTAGAAAGGTGAAACAACTACCTCAAATGAGAGAAGACCTTGAAAATACGACTAATTGGCCGGCTTTCAATCATCCTGATCAAAGTTGCTCGGACGTTCTACCCGCTCCCTCACTTCTGTGCCTAGATAGCATTTCCGAACAGATTGAGGTGCACGATATCGGCTGGGTTGAACCCATTCCGCACGATATTCATCTTAAGCTCCTAAAAATTCGAAAACTTGAGgttgaaatcaaagaaaaacaactcGAGACGGATGCATTACATCGCAAGCTGGAACTGGCGTCTTTAGAGATTTtaaatttgcaaaagaagTCTCATGAACCGCCCCCACCTACTACAActgttgattttttgactgCGGATCAAATTGCTTTTGGGGAACGAAAATCGATGAGAGGCTACAACTGGAGCAGTGAGACAATCAAGAGAGCTCTCCAACTTCGTTTGTCATGTGGCATCTCAGGTTATGAAACCCTTCTTCAACAAGGTTATCCCCTTCCATCCATCCGAACGCTCCAAAGGCGTACTGAACACATCCAGTCTGATTCAg GAGGTCCGTCGGAAGGATTGGAAGTGATGAAGCTCAAAGAGAACACATCCCCACAAAAGAAAGATTGTGTTGCCTCACAACGGACAAGTTTAGCATCAAGCCAAG TCTCCGGAGAGAGCTTTGGTCCAATCGCGAATGAGAATGTCATGGAGACTGAAGAAGCTGTCTTTTTGACCTTGGTACAACCGGTGACATCATGA
- the LOC131888421 gene encoding uncharacterized protein LOC131888421 isoform X2: MGACCAVKCKNRCSRGFKMHPFPKDPTRRKIWSQRLKRANWTPSSSSVLCQAHFTTDQYNSNGKRLKKEALPTIFAHTPHRKTSQRKPPKFRESRVECEARLRKVIFLDHIYSRKVKQLPQMREDLENTTNWPAFNHPDQSCSDVLPAPSLLCLDSISEQIEVHDIGWVEPIPHDIHLKLLKIRKLEVEIKEKQLETDALHRKLELASLEILNLQKKSHEPPPPTTTVDFLTADQIAFGERKSMRGYNWSSETIKRALQLRLSCGISGYETLLQQGYPLPSIRTLQRRTEHIQSDSGGPSEGLEVMKLKENTSPQKKDCVASQRTSLASSQGNSVSGESFGPIANENVMETEEAVFLTLVQPVTS; the protein is encoded by the exons ATGGGGGCGTGCTGTGCCGTAAAATGCAAGAATAGGTGTAGTAGGGGCTTCAAAATGCATCCTTTTCCCAAAGATCCTACGAGGAGGAAGATTTGGTCTCAAAGGCTCAAAAGAGCCAATTGGACACCTTCTTCAAGCTCGGTTCTTTGTCAAGCACATTTTACCACGGACCAG TATAATTCTAATGGAAAAAggttgaagaaagaagcattGCCAACCATCTTTGCTCACACCCCACATCgcaaaacaagccaaagaaagcCACCCAAATTTCGGGAATCTCGTGTAGAATGTGAGGCCAGATTGCGAAAAGTTATCTTCCTGGACCATATCTATTCTAGAAAGGTGAAACAACTACCTCAAATGAGAGAAGACCTTGAAAATACGACTAATTGGCCGGCTTTCAATCATCCTGATCAAAGTTGCTCGGACGTTCTACCCGCTCCCTCACTTCTGTGCCTAGATAGCATTTCCGAACAGATTGAGGTGCACGATATCGGCTGGGTTGAACCCATTCCGCACGATATTCATCTTAAGCTCCTAAAAATTCGAAAACTTGAGgttgaaatcaaagaaaaacaactcGAGACGGATGCATTACATCGCAAGCTGGAACTGGCGTCTTTAGAGATTTtaaatttgcaaaagaagTCTCATGAACCGCCCCCACCTACTACAActgttgattttttgactgCGGATCAAATTGCTTTTGGGGAACGAAAATCGATGAGAGGCTACAACTGGAGCAGTGAGACAATCAAGAGAGCTCTCCAACTTCGTTTGTCATGTGGCATCTCAGGTTATGAAACCCTTCTTCAACAAGGTTATCCCCTTCCATCCATCCGAACGCTCCAAAGGCGTACTGAACACATCCAGTCTGATTCAg GAGGTCCGTCGGAAGGATTGGAAGTGATGAAGCTCAAAGAGAACACATCCCCACAAAAGAAAGATTGTGTTGCCTCACAACGGACAAGTTTAGCATCAAGCCAAG GAAATTCAGTCTCCGGAGAGAGCTTTGGTCCAATCGCGAATGAGAATGTCATGGAGACTGAAGAAGCTGTCTTTTTGACCTTGGTACAACCGGTGACATCATGA
- the LOC131888421 gene encoding uncharacterized protein LOC131888421 isoform X1, whose amino-acid sequence MGACCAVKCKNRCSRGFKMHPFPKDPTRRKIWSQRLKRANWTPSSSSVLCQAHFTTDQYNSNGKRLKKEALPTIFAHTPHRKTSQRKPPKFRESRVECEARLRKVIFLDHIYSRKVKQLPQMREDLENTTNWPAFNHPDQSCSDVLPAPSLLCLDSISEQIEVHDIGWVEPIPHDIHLKLLKIRKLEVEIKEKQLETDALHRKLELASLEILNLQKKSHEPPPPTTTVDFLTADQIAFGERKSMRGYNWSSETIKRALQLRLSCGISGYETLLQQGYPLPSIRTLQRRTEHIQSDSGGPSEGLEVMKLKENTSPQKKDCVASQRTSLASSQGDSKSDSFLADVNLPEHKGQGEATKSPAFQLDGLTYFTGK is encoded by the exons ATGGGGGCGTGCTGTGCCGTAAAATGCAAGAATAGGTGTAGTAGGGGCTTCAAAATGCATCCTTTTCCCAAAGATCCTACGAGGAGGAAGATTTGGTCTCAAAGGCTCAAAAGAGCCAATTGGACACCTTCTTCAAGCTCGGTTCTTTGTCAAGCACATTTTACCACGGACCAG TATAATTCTAATGGAAAAAggttgaagaaagaagcattGCCAACCATCTTTGCTCACACCCCACATCgcaaaacaagccaaagaaagcCACCCAAATTTCGGGAATCTCGTGTAGAATGTGAGGCCAGATTGCGAAAAGTTATCTTCCTGGACCATATCTATTCTAGAAAGGTGAAACAACTACCTCAAATGAGAGAAGACCTTGAAAATACGACTAATTGGCCGGCTTTCAATCATCCTGATCAAAGTTGCTCGGACGTTCTACCCGCTCCCTCACTTCTGTGCCTAGATAGCATTTCCGAACAGATTGAGGTGCACGATATCGGCTGGGTTGAACCCATTCCGCACGATATTCATCTTAAGCTCCTAAAAATTCGAAAACTTGAGgttgaaatcaaagaaaaacaactcGAGACGGATGCATTACATCGCAAGCTGGAACTGGCGTCTTTAGAGATTTtaaatttgcaaaagaagTCTCATGAACCGCCCCCACCTACTACAActgttgattttttgactgCGGATCAAATTGCTTTTGGGGAACGAAAATCGATGAGAGGCTACAACTGGAGCAGTGAGACAATCAAGAGAGCTCTCCAACTTCGTTTGTCATGTGGCATCTCAGGTTATGAAACCCTTCTTCAACAAGGTTATCCCCTTCCATCCATCCGAACGCTCCAAAGGCGTACTGAACACATCCAGTCTGATTCAg GAGGTCCGTCGGAAGGATTGGAAGTGATGAAGCTCAAAGAGAACACATCCCCACAAAAGAAAGATTGTGTTGCCTCACAACGGACAAGTTTAGCATCAAGCCAAGGTGACAGCAAATCCGACTCCTTCTTGGCGGACGTTAATCTCCCCGAACATAAAGGCCAAGGAGAGGCAACTAAGTCCCCTGCTTTTCAACTAGATGGTCTAACATATTTCACCGGAAAGTGA
- the LOC131888422 gene encoding vesicle-associated membrane protein 7-like, with amino-acid sequence MSVLFCAVSQGSCILARHAVCLGNFSEVTDKAMVKIQAQSAQKQTFQDGSYCYHYIKTLRFIYFCISEPNCNRIQAFQFLNVIQEKFERSYGSTPTTSHPIPFAMNGEFSPILSREMKALNDQMSSRNEDDSQDKLSRAQSEIQSVKDILVSNIDLVAERGERMEVLIDKTENLRSESISFRQRSRTLQRKMWWESLKMKIVLGVVFVLILYLIIAASCDGPLLPKCV; translated from the coding sequence ATGTCCGTGTTATTTTGTGCCGTTTCCCAAGGCTCATGCATCTTGGCTCGTCATGCCGTGTGTCTCGGCAACTTCTCCGAGGTCACCGACAAGGCCATGGTCAAGATTCAGGCTCAGTCTGCCCAGAAACAGACTTTCCAAGATGGCTCTTATTGCTACCATTACATCAAAACGCTTCGTTTCATCTACTTCTGCATTTCGGAACCGAATTGTAACCGCATACAGGCTTTCCAGTTCCTCAATGTGATCCAGGAGAAGTTCGAACGTAGCTATGGATCCACGCCCACCACCTCGCATCCCATTCCCTTTGCCATGAACGGGGAGTTCTCGCCCATTTTGTCCCGGGAAATGAAGGCTCTCAATGACCAAATGTCCAGCCGAAACGAAGATGATTCTCAAGATAAATTGAGTCGAGCTCAATCTGAGATTCAGAGCGTCAAGGACATCCTCGTGTCTAATATCGACTTGGTGGCTGAGCGTGGAGAACGGATGGAGGTCTTGATCGACAAAACCGAGAATCTCCGTTCAGAATCGATCAGTTTCCGCCAGAGATCTCGCACCCTTCAACGGAAGATGTGGTGGGAAAGcttgaagatgaaaattgTCTTAGGCGTGGTGTTTGTCCTCATTTTGTACCTGATCATAGCTGCCTCTTGCGATGGACCCCTCTTGCCCAAATGCGTCTAG